In the genome of Vicia villosa cultivar HV-30 ecotype Madison, WI linkage group LG7, Vvil1.0, whole genome shotgun sequence, one region contains:
- the LOC131616250 gene encoding probable phospholipid-transporting ATPase 4 isoform X2 has translation MAKGRIRARLRRSHFYTFGCLRPPTTEEGPHPLQGPGFSRTVHCNQPYLHEKRPFYYCKNDISTTKYNVLTFFPKALFEQFRRVANIYFLLAACLSTSSISPFSALSMIAPLAFVVGLSMAKEALEDSRRFVQDVKVNRRKVNHHKGDGVFGHRSWQNIMVGDVVKVEKDKFFPADMLLLSSSYEDGICYVETMNLDGETNLKVKRSLESTLALDTDATFKDFSGTIRCEDPNPNLYTFVGNLEYERQVYPLDPSQILLRDSKLRNTEYIYGVVIFTGHDSKVMQNSTRSPSKRSTVEKKMDYIIYTLFTVLIFISVISTIGFIVKTEFQITKWWYLRPDNIESQYDPRQVGVAGLSHLITALILYGYLIPISLYVSIEVVKVLQATFINQDIQMYDEETGTPADARTSNLNEELGQVDTILSDKTGTLTCNQMDFLKCSIAGAPYGACSSEVELAAAKQIASDLEEDSDLSNFPMPNKKRHVSWENLGKADEIELETVVTSKGDEDERQTIKGFGFEDDRLMNGNWLQEPNPDDILLFFRILAVCHTAIPELNEETGGFTYEAESPDEGAFLVAAREFGFEFFRRTQSSIFTHERISTSGEVIEREYKLLNLLDFTSKRKRMSVIVRDEEGQLFLLCKGADSIIFDRLSKNGKMYLEATTKHLNDYGEAGLRTLALAYRRLEEKEYSDWNNEFQKAKSAVGADREAMLEQVSEVMEKDLILVGATAIEDKLQKGVPECIDKLAQAGLKLWVLTGDKMETAINIGFSCSLLRQGMKQICITTNPDSAPNDVKQAIKDNILNQITNATQMIKLEKDPHAAFALIIDGKTLTYALEDDVKHQFLGLAVDCASVICCRVSPKQKAMVTRLVKEGTGKTTLAIGDGANDVGMIQEADIGVGISGVEGMQAVMASDFSIAQFRFLERLIVVHGHWCYKRIAQMICYFFYKNIAFGLTIFFFEAFTGFSGQSVYEDWYMILFNVVLTSLPVISLGVFEQDVSSEVCLQFPALYQQGPKNLFFDWYRILGWMANGVYSSLIIFFLTVSIFYDRAFRIDGQTADMGAVGTTMFTGIVWAVNCQIALTMSHFTWIQHLFVWGSITTWYIFLAIYGTLSPDYSKSAHQLLAEALGPAPIYWSTTLLVTVTCILPYLVHISYQRCFNPMDHHIIQEIKHYKKDIEDQHMWTRESSKARQETKIGFTARVEAKIRQLKGKLQKKQSFLTAMSPLRT, from the exons ATGGCAAAAGGGAGGATAAGGGCGAGGCTTCGACGGAGCCATTTTTACACATTTGGTTGTCTTCGGCCTCCTACCACTGAAGAGGGTCCTCATCCACTTCAAGGTCCTGGGTTCTCGCGAACGGTGCACTGCAACCAGCCTTACCTCCATGAGAAGAGACCTTTTTATTACTGCAAGAATGATATTTCCACGACCAAATATAATGTGCTTACATTTTTTCCTAAGGCACTTTTTGAACAGTTTCGTAGAGTTGCTAATATTTACTTTCTTTTGGCTGCGTGCCTCTCAACCTCTTCTATTTCACCTTTTAGTGCACTGAGTATGATTGCCCCTTTGGCATTTGTTGTTGGGCTTAGTATGGCAAAGGAAGCATTGGAAGATTCGCGGAGGTTCGTTCAGGATGTTAAAGTTAACCGCCGGAAAGTTAATCACCATAAAGGCGATGGTGTTTTTGGACACAGGTCATGGCAGAATATTATGGTTGGGGATGTAGTAAAAGTAGAAAAGGATAAGTTTTTTCCAGCTGATATGCTTCTCTTGTCATCAAGTTATGAGGATGGGATATGCTATGTGGAGACAATGAATTTAGATGGTGAGACCaacttgaaggtaaaaagatctTTGGAGTCTACCTTGGCCCTGGATACTGATGCGACTTTTAAGGATTTCTCTGGAACAATAAGATGTGAAGACCCAAACCCCAACCTTTACACTTTTGTTGGAAACTTAGAGTATGAACGCCAGGTTTATCCTCTCGATCCTAGTCAAATTCTCCTCCGAGATTCTAAGCTCAGGAACACAGAATACATCTATGGAGTGGTCATTTTCACTGGTCATGACAGTAAAGTCATGCAGAATTCCACAAGATCCCCTTCAAAAAGGAGCACAGTAGAAAAGAAGATGGATTATATCATATACACTCTCTTCACTGTCCTTATCTTTATATCTGTCATTAGTACCATAGGATTTATTGTCAAGACTGAATTCCAAATCACAAAGTGGTGGTACTTACGCCCTGACAATATTGAATCTCAGTATGATCCCCGGCAAGTTGGGGTGGCTGGGTTGAGTCATTTGATTACTGCTCTGATTCTCTATGGATATTTGATACCCATCTCACTTTATGTTTCAATTGAGGTTGTGAAGGTTTTACAGGCAACCTTCATTAACCAGGACATTCAAATGTATGATGAAGAAACCGGAACTCCAGCTGACGCACGGACTTCAAATTTGAATGAAGAGTTGGGTCAGGTGGATACAATTCTCTCCGATAAAACTGGAACGTTGACGTGCAATCAGATGGACTTTTTGAAATGCTCTATTGCTGGTGCTCCATATGGTGCATGTTCTAGTGAAGTTGAGCTTGCTGCAGCAAAGCAGATAGCTTCTGATCTTGAGGAGGATTCAGATCTCTCCAATTTCCCGATGCCTAATAAGAAACGGCATGTCTCATGGGAGAATCTTGGAAAAGCCGACGAAATTGAACTAGAGACTGTTGTTACTTCCAAAGGTGACGAGGATGAAAGGCAAACCATAAAGGGATTTGGTTTTGAAGACGATCGTCTCATGAATGGTAATTGGTTGCAAGAGCCCAATCCCGatgacattttattatttttccgaATACTTGCTGTTTGCCATACAGCCATTCCTGAGCTGAATGAGGAGACAGGTGGTTTTACATATGAAGCCGAGTCTCCAGATGAAGGGGCTTTTCTCGTAGCAGCAAGAGAATTTGGCTTTGAGTTTTTTAGGAGGACTCAGTCAAGTATTTTCACACATGAAAGAATATCTACTTCAGGAGAAGTGATTGAAAG GGAGTACAAACTCTTGAATCTACTAGATTTCACAAGTAAAAGAAAGCGTATGTCAGTGATTGTCCGTGATGAGGAGGGCCAACTTTTTCTTCTATGCAAGGGGGCTGACAG TATCATATTTGATCGTTTGTCCAAGAATGGAAAAATGTATTTGGAGGCTACTACCAAACATTTAAATGATTATGGAGAAGCAGGTTTGCGAACACTGGCTCTGGCCTATAGAAGGCTTGAAGAGAAAGAGTACTCGGATTGGAACAATGAGTTTCAGAAAGCTAAATCAGCTGTTGGGGCTGATAGAGAGGCAATGCTTGAGCAGGTatcagaggttatggaaaaagaCTTGATTCTTGTTGGGGCTACTGCCATAGAAGACAAATTGCAGAAAGGG GTTCCTGAGTGCATTGATAAACTTGCTCAAGCTGGTCTCAAGCTTTGGGTATTGACGGGAGATAAGATGGAAACTGCAATTAACATTGG ATTTTCCTGCAGTTTGCTTCGACAGGGCATGAAGCAGATCTGTATAACTACAAATCCAGACTCAGCACCCAATGATGTCAAACAG GCCATCAAGGACAACATATTGAATCAAATCACCAATGCTACACAAATGATAAAGCTGGAGAAGGATCCTCATGCAGCATTTGCTTTAATTATTGATGGAAAAACACTGACATATGCTTTAGAAGATGACGTGAAGCACCAGTTTTTGGGACTGGCAGTTGATTGTGCATCTGTTATCTGTTGTCGGGTGTCTCCCAAGCAAAAGGCAATG GTCACAAGGTTGGTAAAAGAAGGAACTGGGAAGACCACACTCGCAATCGGAGATGGTGCCAATGATGTTGGCATGATACAAGAAGCAGATATTGGTGTTGGAATCAGTGGGGTTGAAGGTATGCAG GCAGTGATGGCTAGTGACTTCTCGATTGCACAATTTCGATTTTTGGAGCGGCTTATAGTTGTCCATGGACACTGGTGTTACAAGAGAATTGCACAGAtg ATATGTTATTTCTTCTACAAGAATATAGCATTTGGCCTCACCATATTCTTTTTTGAGGCATTTACCGGCTTCTCTGGCCAATCCGTTTATGAAGACTGGTACATGATATTGTTCAATGTTGTTCTGACATCATTACCTGTCATTTCACTTGGTGTTTTTGAACAAGATGTTTCATCAGAAGTTTGTTTACAG TTTCCAGCATTGTACCAACAAGGaccaaaaaatttgttctttgatTGGTATAGAATATTGGGATGGATGGCCAACGGTGTATATTCCtccctcatcatcttcttcctcactgTCAGCATATTCTACGATCGCGCATTCCGTATTGATGGCCAGACTGCCGACATGGGTGCTGTTGGAACCACAATGTTCACTGGCATCGTTTGGGCCGTCAACTGCCAAATTGCTCTCACAATGAGTCATTTTACATGGATTCAACATCTGTTTGTATGGGGTAGCATAACCACTTGGTACATTTTCCTTGCAATATACGGCACACTTTCTCCTGACTATTCTAAGAGTGCTCACCAGTTACTGGCTGAAGCTCTTGGACCTGCGCCAATTTATTGGTCAACAACACTTTTAGTTACAGTTACATGTATTCTTCCTTATCTTGTCCACATATCTTACCAAAGATGTTTTAACCCCATGGATCACCACATTATCCAAGAAATCAAACACTACAAGAAAGACATTGAGGATCAACACATGTGGACGAGGGAGAGTTCCAAAGCCAGACAAGAAACCAAGATTGGGTTCACAGCAAGAGTGGAAGCAAAGATCAGGCAATTGAAGGGAAAGTTGCAGAAAAAACAATCTTTCTTGACTGCTATGTCCCCATTACGTACATAA
- the LOC131616250 gene encoding probable phospholipid-transporting ATPase 4 isoform X1, with translation MAKGRIRARLRRSHFYTFGCLRPPTTEEGPHPLQGPGFSRTVHCNQPYLHEKRPFYYCKNDISTTKYNVLTFFPKALFEQFRRVANIYFLLAACLSTSSISPFSALSMIAPLAFVVGLSMAKEALEDSRRFVQDVKVNRRKVNHHKGDGVFGHRSWQNIMVGDVVKVEKDKFFPADMLLLSSSYEDGICYVETMNLDGETNLKVKRSLESTLALDTDATFKDFSGTIRCEDPNPNLYTFVGNLEYERQVYPLDPSQILLRDSKLRNTEYIYGVVIFTGHDSKVMQNSTRSPSKRSTVEKKMDYIIYTLFTVLIFISVISTIGFIVKTEFQITKWWYLRPDNIESQYDPRQVGVAGLSHLITALILYGYLIPISLYVSIEVVKVLQATFINQDIQMYDEETGTPADARTSNLNEELGQVDTILSDKTGTLTCNQMDFLKCSIAGAPYGACSSEVELAAAKQIASDLEEDSDLSNFPMPNKKRHVSWENLGKADEIELETVVTSKGDEDERQTIKGFGFEDDRLMNGNWLQEPNPDDILLFFRILAVCHTAIPELNEETGGFTYEAESPDEGAFLVAAREFGFEFFRRTQSSIFTHERISTSGEVIEREYKLLNLLDFTSKRKRMSVIVRDEEGQLFLLCKGADSIIFDRLSKNGKMYLEATTKHLNDYGEAGLRTLALAYRRLEEKEYSDWNNEFQKAKSAVGADREAMLEQVSEVMEKDLILVGATAIEDKLQKGVPECIDKLAQAGLKLWVLTGDKMETAINIGFSCSLLRQGMKQICITTNPDSAPNDVKQFFCLTPQAIKDNILNQITNATQMIKLEKDPHAAFALIIDGKTLTYALEDDVKHQFLGLAVDCASVICCRVSPKQKAMVTRLVKEGTGKTTLAIGDGANDVGMIQEADIGVGISGVEGMQAVMASDFSIAQFRFLERLIVVHGHWCYKRIAQMICYFFYKNIAFGLTIFFFEAFTGFSGQSVYEDWYMILFNVVLTSLPVISLGVFEQDVSSEVCLQFPALYQQGPKNLFFDWYRILGWMANGVYSSLIIFFLTVSIFYDRAFRIDGQTADMGAVGTTMFTGIVWAVNCQIALTMSHFTWIQHLFVWGSITTWYIFLAIYGTLSPDYSKSAHQLLAEALGPAPIYWSTTLLVTVTCILPYLVHISYQRCFNPMDHHIIQEIKHYKKDIEDQHMWTRESSKARQETKIGFTARVEAKIRQLKGKLQKKQSFLTAMSPLRT, from the exons ATGGCAAAAGGGAGGATAAGGGCGAGGCTTCGACGGAGCCATTTTTACACATTTGGTTGTCTTCGGCCTCCTACCACTGAAGAGGGTCCTCATCCACTTCAAGGTCCTGGGTTCTCGCGAACGGTGCACTGCAACCAGCCTTACCTCCATGAGAAGAGACCTTTTTATTACTGCAAGAATGATATTTCCACGACCAAATATAATGTGCTTACATTTTTTCCTAAGGCACTTTTTGAACAGTTTCGTAGAGTTGCTAATATTTACTTTCTTTTGGCTGCGTGCCTCTCAACCTCTTCTATTTCACCTTTTAGTGCACTGAGTATGATTGCCCCTTTGGCATTTGTTGTTGGGCTTAGTATGGCAAAGGAAGCATTGGAAGATTCGCGGAGGTTCGTTCAGGATGTTAAAGTTAACCGCCGGAAAGTTAATCACCATAAAGGCGATGGTGTTTTTGGACACAGGTCATGGCAGAATATTATGGTTGGGGATGTAGTAAAAGTAGAAAAGGATAAGTTTTTTCCAGCTGATATGCTTCTCTTGTCATCAAGTTATGAGGATGGGATATGCTATGTGGAGACAATGAATTTAGATGGTGAGACCaacttgaaggtaaaaagatctTTGGAGTCTACCTTGGCCCTGGATACTGATGCGACTTTTAAGGATTTCTCTGGAACAATAAGATGTGAAGACCCAAACCCCAACCTTTACACTTTTGTTGGAAACTTAGAGTATGAACGCCAGGTTTATCCTCTCGATCCTAGTCAAATTCTCCTCCGAGATTCTAAGCTCAGGAACACAGAATACATCTATGGAGTGGTCATTTTCACTGGTCATGACAGTAAAGTCATGCAGAATTCCACAAGATCCCCTTCAAAAAGGAGCACAGTAGAAAAGAAGATGGATTATATCATATACACTCTCTTCACTGTCCTTATCTTTATATCTGTCATTAGTACCATAGGATTTATTGTCAAGACTGAATTCCAAATCACAAAGTGGTGGTACTTACGCCCTGACAATATTGAATCTCAGTATGATCCCCGGCAAGTTGGGGTGGCTGGGTTGAGTCATTTGATTACTGCTCTGATTCTCTATGGATATTTGATACCCATCTCACTTTATGTTTCAATTGAGGTTGTGAAGGTTTTACAGGCAACCTTCATTAACCAGGACATTCAAATGTATGATGAAGAAACCGGAACTCCAGCTGACGCACGGACTTCAAATTTGAATGAAGAGTTGGGTCAGGTGGATACAATTCTCTCCGATAAAACTGGAACGTTGACGTGCAATCAGATGGACTTTTTGAAATGCTCTATTGCTGGTGCTCCATATGGTGCATGTTCTAGTGAAGTTGAGCTTGCTGCAGCAAAGCAGATAGCTTCTGATCTTGAGGAGGATTCAGATCTCTCCAATTTCCCGATGCCTAATAAGAAACGGCATGTCTCATGGGAGAATCTTGGAAAAGCCGACGAAATTGAACTAGAGACTGTTGTTACTTCCAAAGGTGACGAGGATGAAAGGCAAACCATAAAGGGATTTGGTTTTGAAGACGATCGTCTCATGAATGGTAATTGGTTGCAAGAGCCCAATCCCGatgacattttattatttttccgaATACTTGCTGTTTGCCATACAGCCATTCCTGAGCTGAATGAGGAGACAGGTGGTTTTACATATGAAGCCGAGTCTCCAGATGAAGGGGCTTTTCTCGTAGCAGCAAGAGAATTTGGCTTTGAGTTTTTTAGGAGGACTCAGTCAAGTATTTTCACACATGAAAGAATATCTACTTCAGGAGAAGTGATTGAAAG GGAGTACAAACTCTTGAATCTACTAGATTTCACAAGTAAAAGAAAGCGTATGTCAGTGATTGTCCGTGATGAGGAGGGCCAACTTTTTCTTCTATGCAAGGGGGCTGACAG TATCATATTTGATCGTTTGTCCAAGAATGGAAAAATGTATTTGGAGGCTACTACCAAACATTTAAATGATTATGGAGAAGCAGGTTTGCGAACACTGGCTCTGGCCTATAGAAGGCTTGAAGAGAAAGAGTACTCGGATTGGAACAATGAGTTTCAGAAAGCTAAATCAGCTGTTGGGGCTGATAGAGAGGCAATGCTTGAGCAGGTatcagaggttatggaaaaagaCTTGATTCTTGTTGGGGCTACTGCCATAGAAGACAAATTGCAGAAAGGG GTTCCTGAGTGCATTGATAAACTTGCTCAAGCTGGTCTCAAGCTTTGGGTATTGACGGGAGATAAGATGGAAACTGCAATTAACATTGG ATTTTCCTGCAGTTTGCTTCGACAGGGCATGAAGCAGATCTGTATAACTACAAATCCAGACTCAGCACCCAATGATGTCAAACAG TTCTTTTGCTTAACACCGCAGGCCATCAAGGACAACATATTGAATCAAATCACCAATGCTACACAAATGATAAAGCTGGAGAAGGATCCTCATGCAGCATTTGCTTTAATTATTGATGGAAAAACACTGACATATGCTTTAGAAGATGACGTGAAGCACCAGTTTTTGGGACTGGCAGTTGATTGTGCATCTGTTATCTGTTGTCGGGTGTCTCCCAAGCAAAAGGCAATG GTCACAAGGTTGGTAAAAGAAGGAACTGGGAAGACCACACTCGCAATCGGAGATGGTGCCAATGATGTTGGCATGATACAAGAAGCAGATATTGGTGTTGGAATCAGTGGGGTTGAAGGTATGCAG GCAGTGATGGCTAGTGACTTCTCGATTGCACAATTTCGATTTTTGGAGCGGCTTATAGTTGTCCATGGACACTGGTGTTACAAGAGAATTGCACAGAtg ATATGTTATTTCTTCTACAAGAATATAGCATTTGGCCTCACCATATTCTTTTTTGAGGCATTTACCGGCTTCTCTGGCCAATCCGTTTATGAAGACTGGTACATGATATTGTTCAATGTTGTTCTGACATCATTACCTGTCATTTCACTTGGTGTTTTTGAACAAGATGTTTCATCAGAAGTTTGTTTACAG TTTCCAGCATTGTACCAACAAGGaccaaaaaatttgttctttgatTGGTATAGAATATTGGGATGGATGGCCAACGGTGTATATTCCtccctcatcatcttcttcctcactgTCAGCATATTCTACGATCGCGCATTCCGTATTGATGGCCAGACTGCCGACATGGGTGCTGTTGGAACCACAATGTTCACTGGCATCGTTTGGGCCGTCAACTGCCAAATTGCTCTCACAATGAGTCATTTTACATGGATTCAACATCTGTTTGTATGGGGTAGCATAACCACTTGGTACATTTTCCTTGCAATATACGGCACACTTTCTCCTGACTATTCTAAGAGTGCTCACCAGTTACTGGCTGAAGCTCTTGGACCTGCGCCAATTTATTGGTCAACAACACTTTTAGTTACAGTTACATGTATTCTTCCTTATCTTGTCCACATATCTTACCAAAGATGTTTTAACCCCATGGATCACCACATTATCCAAGAAATCAAACACTACAAGAAAGACATTGAGGATCAACACATGTGGACGAGGGAGAGTTCCAAAGCCAGACAAGAAACCAAGATTGGGTTCACAGCAAGAGTGGAAGCAAAGATCAGGCAATTGAAGGGAAAGTTGCAGAAAAAACAATCTTTCTTGACTGCTATGTCCCCATTACGTACATAA